The Arachis hypogaea cultivar Tifrunner chromosome 16, arahy.Tifrunner.gnm2.J5K5, whole genome shotgun sequence genome contains a region encoding:
- the LOC112756408 gene encoding large ribosomal subunit protein eL18 gives MGIDLKAGGKSKKTKRTAPKSNDIYLKLLVKLYRFLVRRTGSNFNAVILKRLFMSKVNKPPLSLSRLIRYMKGKEDKIAVVVGAVTDDIRVYEVPALKVTALRFTETARARIEKAGGECLTFDQLALRAPLGQNTVLLRGPKNAREAVKHFGPAPGVPHSHTKPYVRAKGRKFERARGRRNSRGFRV, from the exons ATG GGCATCGATTTGAAAGCAGGAGGTAAGTCGAAGAAGACCAAGCGTACAGCCCCCAAATCCAATGATATCTACCTCAAGCTCCTCGTCAAG CTATACCGTTTCCTTGTTCGGAGGACTGGTAGTAACTTCAACGCCGTCATCCTCAAGCGTCTTTTCATGAGCAAAGTCAACAAGCCACCGCTATCTCTCTCCCGCTTGATCCGTTACATGAAGGGAAAG GAGGATAAGATAGCTGTAGTTGTTGGAGCTGTGACAGATGATATTAGGGTGTATGAAGTGCCTGCATTGAAGGTAACTGCCCTGAGATTCACTGAAACTGCCAGAGCTCGGATTGAGAAGGCTGGTGGCGAGTGTCTTACCTTTGATCAGCTTGCTCTTAGAGCTCCTCTTGGCCAGAACACA GTTCTTCTTAGAGGCCCTAAGAATGCCCGCGAGGCTGTCAAGCACTTTGGACCAGCACCTGGTGTGCCCCATAGTCACACCAAGCCCTACGTTCGTGCAAAGGGACGGAAATTTGAGCGTGCTAGAGGAAGAAGGAATAGCAGAGGCTTCAGAGTTTGA
- the LOC112756407 gene encoding epoxide hydrolase 1 has translation MEKIEHTWVNTNGIKMHVVSIGSGPAVLFLHGFPELWYSWRHQLLSLSAQGYRCIAPDLRGYGDTDAPPSPSSYSALHIVGDLVGLLDALRIDQVFLVGHDWGAAMAWYFCLFRPDRIKALVNMSVVFRPRNPKWKPLQSLRAMLGDDYYICRFQKPGEAEEEFARAGTSRIIKTFLVSRDPRPPCVPKEIGFGGSPNLRVALPSWLTEEDINYYASKFDQKGFTGGLNYYRAIDLTWELTAPWTGVQIKVPVKFIVGDLDVTYNTPGVKEYIHDGGFKKEVPFLQELVVMEGVAHFINQERPDEISAHIHDFIKKF, from the exons ATGGAGAAGATAGAACACACGTGGGTCAACACCAACGGTATTAAAATGCACGTGGTATCCATAGGTTCAGGCCCCGCCGTCCTCTTCCTCCATGGCTTCCCTGAGCTCTGGTACTCATGGCGCCACCAGCTCCTCTCCCTCTCCGCCCAAGGCTACCGCTGCATCGCCCCCGACCTCCGCGGCTACGGCGACACCGACGCCCCTCCTTCCCCCTCCTCCTACTCCGCCCTCCACATCGTCGGTGACCTCGTCGGACTCCTCGACGCCCTCCGCATCGACCAGGTCTTCCTCGTCGGCCACGACTGGGGAGCCGCCATGGCTTGGTACTTCTGCTTGTTCAGGCCCGATCGGATCAAGGCCTTGGTCAACATGAGCGTCGTTTTCCGACCCAGAAACCCTAAGTGGAAGCCCCTTCAGAGCTTGAGGGCTATGCTTGGCGATGATTACTACATCTGCAGGTTCCAG AAACCTGGGGAGGCCGAAGAAGAGTTTGCCCGAGCTGGTActtcaagaataataaaaacatttCTTGTGTCGCGCGATCCACGCCCGCCTTGTGTGCCCAAGGAGATCGGATTTGGCGGTTCACCTAATCTTCGGGTTGCTTTACCTTCATGGCTGACTGAAGAAGATATCAATTATTATGCTAGCAAATTTGACCAGAAAGGCTTCACAGGCGGGCTAAATTACTATCGAGCTATTGACCT AACCTGGGAGCTGACAGCACCGTGGACTGGAGTACAGATCAAAGTTCCAGTGAAGTTCATTGTGGGAGACCTGGATGTTACCTATAACACTCCGGGTGTTAAGGAATATATACATGATGGTGGATTCAAGAAAGAGGTGCCATTCCTGCAAGAACTGGTTGTAATGGAAGGAGTAGCTCACTTTATAAATCAGGAAAGGCCAGACGAGATCAGCGCCCATATACACGACTTCATAAAGAAATTTTAA